In one Candidatus Nomurabacteria bacterium genomic region, the following are encoded:
- a CDS encoding DUF1761 domain-containing protein has protein sequence MPQINYLAVFLAAVAAMAVGSLWYSLKSPTGKIWLKELGFKEPTAEEQKKMASAMMKSMSIYFIGVMITMYVYFHMLATYQTVTYSMALQGAFWTWLGFFAAPGMSPVVFERKSWKLFAVNQSYNLVLLIIAALIFVAMG, from the coding sequence ATGCCACAAATCAACTACCTTGCCGTCTTTTTAGCGGCTGTCGCGGCCATGGCCGTCGGTTCACTTTGGTACTCGCTTAAATCACCAACAGGAAAAATTTGGCTCAAAGAACTAGGGTTTAAAGAACCTACCGCCGAAGAACAAAAAAAGATGGCTTCAGCCATGATGAAGAGCATGTCGATTTATTTCATCGGCGTTATGATAACGATGTATGTGTACTTTCACATGCTTGCCACTTATCAAACCGTTACCTACTCAATGGCTCTTCAAGGTGCTTTTTGGACTTGGCTCGGCTTCTTTGCTGCTCCAGGCATGTCCCCTGTCGTCTTTGAGCGCAAAAGCTGGAAGCTCTTTGCGGTAAATCAAAGCTATAATCTTGTTCTCCTCATTATCGCTGCACTGATTTTTGTCGCGATGGGTTAA
- a CDS encoding GlsB/YeaQ/YmgE family stress response membrane protein: MGIILWIILGGIAGWIGSMIMNTNGQQGIVLNVVVGIIGAIIGGYVMQFLGQSGVTGFNLYSTIVAVIGAVILLAIVKAVRK; the protein is encoded by the coding sequence ATGGGTATCATTTTGTGGATTATTCTTGGTGGTATCGCTGGCTGGATTGGCTCGATGATTATGAATACGAATGGTCAACAAGGAATTGTATTGAACGTCGTAGTTGGTATCATCGGTGCAATTATCGGTGGTTATGTGATGCAATTTTTAGGTCAAAGTGGCGTAACAGGGTTCAATCTCTACAGCACTATCGTTGCTGTTATCGGTGCCGTTATCTTGCTTGCGATCGTGAAGGCGGTGCGTAAATAA
- a CDS encoding TfoX/Sxy family protein — translation MNDLLAGLPALTHRRMFGAYGLYSAGRFFAIIDDGTLYLKADEALKEEFKEAGSIVFSYPMKDGEVATLNYWSLPEEALEDHELAKVWALKSIAIANPPKKR, via the coding sequence ATCAACGATCTACTTGCTGGTTTACCAGCTTTAACGCATCGCCGAATGTTTGGCGCCTACGGTTTGTATTCTGCTGGAAGATTCTTTGCGATAATTGATGACGGAACGCTTTACTTAAAGGCAGATGAAGCATTAAAAGAAGAATTCAAAGAAGCTGGGAGTATAGTTTTTTCCTACCCAATGAAAGATGGCGAAGTAGCCACGTTAAACTATTGGTCATTGCCAGAAGAAGCGCTCGAAGATCATGAACTAGCAAAGGTGTGGGCGTTAAAATCTATCGCTATCGCGAATCCACCAAAGAAGCGTTAA
- a CDS encoding GIY-YIG nuclease family protein, protein MKSIRTPTSVGAGGFRRGEGSSLWFVYLLRCRDGSLYCGMTNNLDTRMKKHNDGTGAKYTRGRGPVELVYAEEHKTATAARKREAEIKKMTKADKERLICYS, encoded by the coding sequence ATGAAGTCTATAAGAACCCCCACAAGCGTGGGGGCAGGGGGGTTCAGAAGGGGCGAGGGTAGTTCACTTTGGTTTGTTTATTTATTGCGTTGTCGTGATGGTTCTTTGTATTGCGGAATGACGAATAATCTCGACACACGTATGAAGAAACATAATGATGGGACAGGAGCAAAATATACGCGTGGACGTGGTCCTGTCGAGCTTGTTTACGCAGAAGAGCATAAAACGGCTACCGCAGCACGCAAACGTGAAGCAGAGATAAAAAAGATGACAAAGGCAGATAAAGAGCGGTTAATTTGCTATAGTTAA
- a CDS encoding META domain-containing protein, translated as MKKSLALFALLLLTGAGCQVAKAPVVPSQNNPVQQPAAQNDGIEGTWQMDTFQKSKMVVQDVSAQSWRFTFEEGVISGKICNTIGGNYGLIEDVLVADELVSTLMYCAGLSSEVEGVLIQDLAVGLKFRIEGDILTLSENLLKRVYTFKRVK; from the coding sequence ATGAAAAAATCCCTTGCTTTATTTGCTTTACTTTTGTTGACGGGCGCAGGATGTCAGGTGGCTAAAGCGCCTGTTGTTCCGTCACAAAATAATCCTGTACAGCAGCCCGCTGCGCAAAATGATGGTATTGAAGGCACATGGCAAATGGATACGTTTCAAAAAAGCAAAATGGTTGTGCAAGATGTTTCTGCACAGAGTTGGAGATTTACTTTTGAAGAGGGTGTCATTAGTGGCAAGATTTGCAATACGATAGGGGGTAACTACGGTCTTATCGAAGATGTTCTTGTTGCAGATGAGCTTGTTTCAACACTAATGTATTGCGCTGGCTTATCTAGTGAGGTTGAAGGTGTTTTGATTCAAGATCTTGCGGTGGGTCTTAAATTTCGTATTGAAGGAGATATATTAACGTTGTCAGAAAATCTCTTGAAACGTGTGTATACGTTTAAACGCGTTAAATAA